A single genomic interval of Cucumis sativus cultivar 9930 chromosome 5, Cucumber_9930_V3, whole genome shotgun sequence harbors:
- the LOC101221058 gene encoding cold shock protein 2 codes for MAELKRSTGTVRWFSAQKGFGFIAPDDATDDLFVHQTSIRSEGFRTLFDGQTVEFTIDYDQDQRAKAVDVTVIDRSTRYGGGRGGGRGRGGSYGRFGGGGRGFGRGRWNEGPSGGGRGGGECYNCGRMGHLARDCYRGNGGAPSGRRYDGGRGYGGGGGGRGCYNCGDTGHLARDCQNESK; via the coding sequence atggCTGAGCTGAAGAGATCGACCGGTACTGTAAGGTGGTTTAGTGCACAGAAGGGGTTTGGCTTCATAGCTCCAGATGATGCTACCGATGATCTTTTCGTCCACCAAACCTCCATTCGTTCAGAAGGATTCCGGACTCTTTTCGATGGTCAAACTGTTGAGTTTACCATCGATTATGATCAAGATCAACGCGCCAAGGCCGTCGACGTCACTGTAATTGATAGATCTACCAGATATGGAGGAGGCCGCGGGGGTGGGAGAGGTAGAGGTGGTTCTTATGGAAGATTCGGTGGTGGTGGACGTGGTTTTGGCAGAGGAAGATGGAACGAAGGTCCAAGCGGTGGTGGTCGTGGCGGTGGGGAGTGCTACAATTGTGGCCGGATGGGTCATTTGGCGAGGGATTGTTACAGGGGTAACGGCGGTGCTCCTTCCGGCCGTAGATACGACGGTGGTCGAGGTTATGGTGGAGGTGGAGGCGGCAGAGGTTGTTATAATTGTGGAGATACAGGACATTTGGCTAGGGATTGTCAAAACGAAAGCAAATGA